The sequence below is a genomic window from Candidatus Sungiibacteriota bacterium.
AATATCTACTCTGATGAAATTTTGTGGTACGCTTGTCTAAGGCCAACGCGAAGGGCAAATACTTTCTCTGGACGCGAACTTAAAAAATTTTATCAAGCAATGCGCCATGTTCTTTTGCTGGCCATCAAAAAAGAAGGCACCAGCAGTCGGGACTATCGGAAACCGGACGGAACAGAAGGGGGATACTATAAAATAAGGAAAGCGTATCAGCGGGCAGGGAAGCAATGTTTGCGTGACGGCGCAACTATCAAGCGCATTAAAATAGGAAGCCGCTCGGCGCATTTTTGCCCCAAACACCAGAAATAATGTAATCCCGTTAGAGACGCAGCCTTGTTCTTGGCAAGAATTAAGTATGGGCTACCAACACAAAACTTATTAATTATTAAGATTAACCATAAGTCTCTAACGGGATGAATTATCTTCTTTACGGCGAAGATACTTATCGGAGCCGGAAAAAACTACGCGAAATAATTGAAGAATACCGCGCTAAAACCGGCTCGTCGTTAAGTTTCTACCGTCTTGATGCTGAAGAAGACGATATGTCACGGCTAAAGGTTTTTACCCAAACGTCTTCTCTCTTCAGTCCCAAAAAGCTGATTGTGATTGAGGGCGCTCTGTCCGGGAGTGAGCAATTTGGCCACGTGCTGTCTGCGGCCAAAGAAATAAAAGAGTCTCGGGACACCGTGCTTCTTTTGTGGGAACGCGAACTGGATGATACCACACGAAAACGGCTCAAAGAAATAGAACCGTATCTAAGCAAAACCCAGGAGTTTAAACCATTGTCGCGTGAGGCGGTAAGCCGCTGGATACAGGAGGAGGCCAAAAAGCTGGGGGTACGTCTTTTTCCTGTGCATCTTGCCAAACTATCAATATTGGGCAGTGATCTTTGGGCAATATCCAGCGAGTTGGATAAAATCGCTGTTGCTAACCCGCAATCCGCGACCACTAACCCGCAAACTATTGACGAGCGCAGCATTTTCCAGCTCGGCGACACCTTTTTCGTATCGCGCCGCGAGGCCCTGTTTAACCTTTTGGGGCTTCTGGCGCAAGGGGAGAATGAGCTTGGAATTTTTTCATACCTTGTTAATCACGCGCGAACCCTCCTTACCGTAAAAACCTATACATCCGAGAATAGGGTTGTCCCTGCATCGTTGGGTATTCATCCTTTTGTAGTAAAAAAAGCGGCGGCCGTCAGCCGTGGTCTGCCGGTAGAACATCTTCGTTCAACCATGGGTCGTTTTCTTGAGGAGGATTTTAAAATTAAAACGGGCCTTACCAAGCCCGCCGAGTCCCTCTTCCGACTCTTGACCCAAAGGTCTTAAATTTTTTTGGAAACGAGTTTTGTCAGCCGCGACTTTAGGCGGCTGGCTTTGTTTTTGTGTATAGCGTGAGTTTTGGCGGCTTTGTCCAGCGCTTTGTAAAGTTGGGGAAGAAGTTTTTCTGCCTCTTTTTGTTTTCCCGCAGCGGCCAGCTTCTTAATATTTTTGACCACGGTTTTATACGCCTCTTTCCTTTTGAGGTTTTGGACGCGCCTTCGCATGGACTGACGCAGCGCTTTTTTCGCGGATTGAGTAATGGGCATAAGTATTATAGTAAGTGCGATTTACTCTGCTGTCAATTGTTTAATCCGGTCGCGTATTCGCGCCGCCAGCTCAAAATCCATCTCTCCTGCGGCGCGTTTCATCTCGCGCTCCAGAGATTTTACGATTTCTCTGGTTGGGCCCTTGGGAAGAGGAATCTCTTCTTCCTTTTTAAGTTCCGCCAAAATTGATTTTCTAATTTCTTTTTTGATTTGTTGAGGGGTAATGCCGTGTTTACGGTTATACTCTTTCTGGGTTTCCCTGCGGCGGTTGGTTTCGTTTACCGCCGCCTTCATTGAGCCGGTCAAGGTATCCGCATAGAGTATTACTTTCCCGTCAATGTGGCGCGCAGCGCGGCCAATAATTTGCAGAAGGGTGGTTTCATTTCGCAGAAATCCTTCTTTGTCAGCATCCAGAATTGCAATAAATGAAACCTCGGGAAGATCAAGTCCCTCCCGTAAAAGATTAATTCCCACCAAGACATCGTGTTCTCCTTCACGAAGTTTTTTCAGAATCTCCGGCCGTTCCAGCGTTTTTATTTCCGAATGCAGGTACTCGGCCTTAATTCCCGCCTCGGTTAAATATTCGGCAATATCCTCGGCGAGCCTTTTGGTAAGCGCCATAACAAGCGAGCGCTCTTTTTTAGTCACGCGCTTTTTTATTTCAGCAATTACGTCTTTAATTTGGTGTTTGGTGGGACGAACCTCAATCTGCGGGTCAAGAATTCCGGTCGGCCTTATTAGTTGTTCAACAATGTGCGGACGAGATTTTTCTATTTCGTACAGAGCCGGAGTTGCCGATACATAGATTAGCTGGCCAACGTTTTTATTAAATTCTTCAAACTTTAGCGGCCGGTTATCCAAAGCAGAGGGCAGACGAAATCCGTATTTAATGAGCACCTCTTTTCGCGCCCGATCGCCATTATACATTCCGCGGACTTGGGGTACGGTAGCATGCGACTCGTCAATAAAAGTTAGAAAATCGCTGCCGTGGGCGTAGCGAAAATAGTCAATAAGCGTGTGGGGCGGAGTTCCCGGCTTGCGAAAATCAAGTTGGCGCGAATAGTTCTCAATTCCGTTTACATAGCCGGTTGAACGGAGCATCTCCATATCAAATTCCGTGCGTTGTTTAAGGCGGGCCGCTTCTCCCGACGCTTCGTTTATATCTTTAGATAAGGAAGTCGGGACCCCGACATCGTAAAGCGATCGTCGGGATAAAATTTTTCCTTGCTTTTTTAACTCTGCAAGCCGCCCCTTAAGTTCTCTTTGGATATTTACAATAGCAAGTTCCAGTTTTTCCTGCGGGGTGACAAAGTGTTTGGCGGGGAAAATCTTGAAAGCTTGTAGTCCGATTGAGCGCCGTTTGACGCCAATGATTTTATTTTTTTCTCCGCCCGAGGCGGATCCGCCTTTGGCGGAAAACTCTACGGCAACAATGTCTTCTCCGGAGGGAAGATAAATCTCAACCACATTTTCTCTAACGCGAAAGTGGCCCTGGCGGGGGTTAATGGGGTTACGCGCGTACTGAAGCAGTATCAGGTGTTTAATAAGTTCTTTTTGGGAAAGTTTTTCGCCAACCCTTAATTCCACTGAAATTTTCTGATACTCTTCCGGGTCGCCAATGCCGTAGATGCAGGAAACAGAGGCAACGATGATTACGTCGTTTCGCGTCAGTAAAGAAGCGGTAGAGGCATGGCGCAGGGCATCTATCATCTCATTGATTTTGGCGTCTTTTTCAATGTAGGTGTCGGTCTGCGGAATATAGGCCTCGGGCTGGTAGTAGTCATAGTAGGAAACAAAATAATGCACGGCATTTTCCGGAAAAAATTCTTTAAATTCCTGATAAAGTTGGGCGGCAAGGGTTTTATTGTGCGATATAACCAGCGTTGGTTTTTGAACTCGCTCAACTACGTTTGCCATCGTGAAGGTTTTTCCGCTGCCCGTGACCCCAAGAAGCGTTTGGTGTCGCGCGCCCGCACGCAAATTCGCCACCAGTTGATCGGTGGCTTGGGGTTGGTCGCCTGTCGGCCTGAAACTTGACACAAGTCTAAACTTCATAATATACTCACCCTAGTTATTTTATGAGGAGTCAGGGGTGCCTAAACCCTTAATGTGGTTTCAATGCATAATTTGTGATGAGGTTTATAAAACAGAAGAAGAAGCGGCACATTGCGAGAAACAGGGTCTGTCACCGATAAGATATCCAGTTAACACCGCAGTATTGCTGGTTCATCCCGTCACTCACATTCTGGTGGATGCCCGCGTCGAACATATTAAAGTCCAACCCCGGTCGCACAAACTCTTTTTTGAACTGGTTGGTGTCCGTGGGTTTAAATTTATAGTAGAGGAACACCTACTTCGTCCTAAGAACTAGTAATATTTAGCCGGCACGATACCGGCTTCTTCTTTTTTCAAAAACGAAAACTTGACACTGGTAAAGTTGTTTGATACTCTTTGATTAGATCACGGGTACTAAAAAGGGGTCACTAAATGGAATTTCTGGCGGGCGTCACTAAGGGTGTTTGTCCATATTGCCGCGACAGGCATCCAGTTAGAAGGGCCCAGGTTATGGGTGGTCATATAGCAGTTATGGATAGTCATAGAGTATCCGATTCTGGCGGTTGGTGCCGCGGTGAAGGGCTTGCGCCGGAATTTCTCTACGGGTTGCGCTCAGACTGACCCAATCTTTTTTATCAATCTCATGCTGGTTGAGCTTGGCTCTGCCGGCTTTTTTCTTTTTTCAAAAACTTGACATAGATTCCTTGTTTGCATAAGATACGAACGGTAGCCCTGAGGGGGGTATGCTATGACAACAGCACGGCAGATGCGGGAAGTTTCCGATAGGGTGTTGGAGCGGCGTGTCGAGGAAGATAAACGTGAGGAAAAGAAACGTAGGGAAGAAAAGGATCGCAAAAATGCTGAGTTGAGAAAACTACTAGAACCCGAAGTAGAAAGCTCTTATCGGGGGGCCCTTGCTAAGATACGGGAGGCCGCCAATAGGGGTGAGCGGTCTTGCGAGCTTAGATGGAGTTGCGGTTTGTATGCTGGAACCCCTGAAGTGAATGCGGTTTGTGCAGTGATGGTTGCTGAGCGTTTACGGAAAGACGGTTTTGTTGCCACTGTGAAGCAACAGTGTGGAAGCGACGAAGGTGGTGTAGAGATTGTTCAAAATGCGTCAGATTGCGAGATCGTTCTCTCCATAACGTTCTAATAATGGTTGCCGGCCCACGCGCTGGCTTTTTCTTTACCCCAAAAGCTTGACTTTTTAGTTTGAACTTCATACCATAATGAAAGCACCTTTTGGGGGTAAAACCGTGAAGAAAACAACGAGGGTCGGCCTTAGTCTCGCGATTGGTTTTTTGCTGGCAGTACTGGTTGACGTTTTTGTTGGTCCGGCACATCTTTTGTCGTCCATCCCACACGCTAGGTGGTTGGTGTTAGCCCTTTGGTTTCTTTACTCGGTTGCCCTATGGCTTCTGTTTTTTACAGCAACACCTCCGCGGCCATTCCTACGCGCTTTGAAAAGCCTAGGAGTGGGCGGTTTAGTAATAGGACTTGCGGTTTTAGCCCTTGTTTTAGGGGGTTATTCAATCAACATTGCTGGCGCAGTTTTTGTTTGGCTTCTTGCTTCTGGCGTTGCTCTGGGCACCCCCATTGTTGATTCTAATAATAGGCCATCTGCCGGTTAATACCGGCTTTTTCTTTTTGTTGAATAAAGTTACTATAAAAGTGCAATGATTTCATTTCTTTCCGGCCAAGTTGAACTAAAAGGAGAGCGCCTCGTTATAATAAACGTTGGCAATGTTGGTTATCGCGTATTTGCTTCAACAGAAACTCTCAAAAAAATACCAGAAAAAGGAGGGAATGTCAAAGTCTGGACGCATCAATACGTGCGGGAAGACGCGCTGGAACTCTATGGTTTTTTACACCTTGCCGAACTTGAACTTTTTGAAATTTTAATTAAAGTCCCGGGCATTGGACCCAAAACTGCTTTGGGTGTAATGAGTGTTGCGCCGATTGATACGCTGCGAAAAGCAATTGCCTCCGGCGATACGTCGTATCTGACTAAAGTTTCCGGCATTGGCCGCAAAACCGCGGAGAAAATTATAATTGAACTTAGGGAAAAAATGGCTGGCCGCGGAGTTTTGGTTGAAGCGCCGGAATTAAAAGAAGAAGCTGACGCGCTGGAGGCATTGGTGTCTCTGGGATATTCGCAGCGGGAAGCGCGAGAAGCACTGCAGCAGATTCCGCAAGAAGTTTCCAGTGTTGAAAAACGCGTAAAAGAGGCGCTAAAGAAACTTAGCCGAGCCCAATGATATCGTTCTTACAGTCTAAAGAATGGGAAGAATTCCAAAAATCAGTGGGAAGAAAAACATGGCGTCTTGGTGGGGCGCTTGTTATTCAGCACACACTGCCGCTCGGCTTCAACTATTTATACTGTCCGCGCCCCTCGGCCCCGACGGAACAGTTTTTTAGAGAGACGGCAAAAATCGCCGCACGCGAGAAAAGTATTTTTCTAAAAATTGACCCAACCGAACAACCCCAAATTATCCCTAGGCCGCCTTGGGCGGCCGGGATCCCGGCCAAGAAAGGCCTAGGTACAAATTCCCCGCCTCTGCCAAGGCTACGGCTGGCAAGCAAATTTCAAACAAGTGCAGCGCTTCAGCCGCAAAAAAGCTTGGTTATTAACCTACAAAAATCCGAAGAAGACTTATTGGGCGCAATGTATGAGAAGACGCGTTATAATATACGACTTGCAGAACGCCACGGGGTAGGGGTAAATCAGGCGGGTGCGCTGGAAGAGTTTTGGAAGTTGTTGGTGGAGACTGCGCGTCGGGACAAGTTTTATACTCACGAGCAAAATTACTACGAAAAACTTCTTATGGCTTGTTCCGATAATTTTTCCAACGAACTCTTTTTTGCAAGACAAGGGAGGACACTAATCGCAGCCGCCCTGATAAACTTCTTTAAGCCCTCACAAACAGTAACTTATCTTCACGGTGCCTCTCTGCGTGAACACAAAGAGGTGATGGCGCCCCATCTTCTTCACTGGCGCATCATGCAGGATGCCAAACGCCGCGGGTTTTCGTTCTACGATATGTGGGGGATTGATGAAAAAAAGTGGCCGGGGATTACAAGATTTAAACTTGGGTTTGGTGGAGAAGTAGTGGAATATCCGGATTCTATTGATATAATTTATGGGCAGTTTTGGTATGGTATTTATAAAATTTCAAAGGCCGTTTTATGAAGCTGAATAAAAAAATAAAGAGAGCGTTTTGCCGCGGAATACTGGAGAAAACCAACGACCCGGCAATATTTAATGACGAGGAGTGCGAGGCGCTTCTCAGACGGGAAGTGGTGGATTGGATTTTTGTTTTCTTGGGCGCGTTTACTTATATGTACCTTGCGCTTCTTGCGGTTGTTTTTTTTGGTAAGTTGACTGACGATCTGCCGCAACTGCGAAGTCTGCTGGATTCTTTACAGAATCCATATTTTGGCGCCTTGGCCGTCTATGTAATTCTTAAAGAAATCCGCAAACGCAAGAGATCTTACCCCTCGCGATATTTAGGTGAGCTTTTTGTGGTTTTATGGACCATTTTCGGGGCAGCAGCAACACTTTTAGCTTTTGTTTCTCCGAGATATGACTTTGACTCTTTTCTATTGACTATTTTGTCCAATACTCTGGTCGTCATACTCATTTACATAGGCGGTGTATTAAATAGACCGTGATTGACTCCATCGCAGGAACAGTTAAAAAAATTATACCAAGGGGTGTTTTTTTATTTCTGCAGCCCTTGTATCATTTTTTCCTGGCATGGTTTGCGGCTCTTTTTTACGGCTTCCCCTCGCGGAATCTTACCGTGATAGGGGTGACCGGCACCAAAGGAAAAACCACAGTAGTTGAGCTGGTTCGCGAGATACTAAAAAGGGGCGGGTATAAGGTTGCCTCTATTTCCTCGCTTAGTTTTGTAATCGGAGACCGCGAAGAACAAAATTTTTATAAAATGACTTTGCCGGGAAGATTTTTTGTGCAGCATTTTTTGCACCGCGCCCGCCGCAGTGGGTGCAAGTATGCGGTATTGGAAGTTACTTCCGAGGGCATAAAGCAATTTCGGCATCGTTTTATAAAATTTGACGTTGCGATTCTAACCAATGTCGCGTCGGAACACATTGAGGCGCATGGAAGTTTTGAGAAGTACCTTCGCGCCAAGCTTGATCTTTTCTGGCGTCTTCCTAAAGAGGGTTTGGCGATTATTAACCAAGATGATCCGCGGGCCGCTCGTTTTTCTGCCGCTACCGCAGCGCACAAAATGTATTATGGTAAAGATGCGGTAAATTCTCTTATTGTCAAACATTCAATGTTTGACAACGGTGTGGAGTTTGAAGTTAACGGCGCGACCATACGTTCTCCGCTCATGGGCGAGTTTAATTTTTATAATATTTTGGCCGCAGCGGCAGTGGGATTAAGCCAGCAGATTTCACTTGAGAAAATTGCATCGGCCTTTTCTGGGGTTGATAATATTTCCGGCCGCATGGAGTTTATACAGCGTGAGCCATTTGCGGTGATGGTGGACTATGCTCATACGCCGGATTCGTTGCGGCAGGTGTACAAGTTTTTGAGGCCCAAGAGCCAAAGATTGATATGTGTTTTGGGAGCGGCTGGCGGGGGGCGCGATAAGTGGAAGAGGCCAGAGTTCGGGAAAATTGCTTCTGAATTTTGCGACGAAATTATTTTAACCAACGAAGATCCATATGACGAGAATCCAGCGGCTATTATAGAGGACATAGAACGCGGCATCCCTACAAGCTACAAGCTAAAAGCTAAAAGCTTTCTTGATAGGCGCGAGGCTATTTATAATGCATTAAAATCAGCCCAAGCGGGAGACACGGTAGTTATTACCGGCAAGGGGGCCGAGCCGTGGATTATGGGACCGAATAATACGAAAATTCCGTGGGACGATCGTAGGGTTGTAAGAGAAGAGCTGCAAAAGCTTGATTAACAAAACGCCCCGTTAAAGGGCGTACTAGAACAAGTTTCGACTACCGGCTGTGGGTGTCAGCCAAGGAGTATTTACTGATTTTCTAATTGCAGTGATTATTGCGTCTTTTTGTGGTGTATAATATTTCCAGAATGCCCCGGGCGGATGCGGACCGAAAGGTGCGGCTACTCTAGTTGGTTGGGATTTTGGCCGATATGTATATTCTGATTCCGATACGGCCGCAACTATTTCTGCGCCAATGCCGCCCTGACGCGGACATTCCTCCGCAGTAATTAGCCGCCCGGTTTTATTTACCGACTCTATGAGCATATCGGGATTGAACGGCGAGAGTACCCGTAGGTCAATAACCTCAACCGAAATACCGTCTGCCTTAACAGCTTCTGCGGCCTCAATCGCGGTATGCACCATTGCTCCGAAAGTTGCGATAGTTACGTTTTTACCTTTATGTGCAATGCGGTGTCCGAATTCCTTTACTGATTTTTCCGGCGGCCTACGG
It includes:
- the rpsT gene encoding 30S ribosomal protein S20, which codes for MPITQSAKKALRQSMRRRVQNLKRKEAYKTVVKNIKKLAAAGKQKEAEKLLPQLYKALDKAAKTHAIHKNKASRLKSRLTKLVSKKI
- a CDS encoding excinuclease ABC subunit UvrB — encoded protein: MKFRLVSSFRPTGDQPQATDQLVANLRAGARHQTLLGVTGSGKTFTMANVVERVQKPTLVISHNKTLAAQLYQEFKEFFPENAVHYFVSYYDYYQPEAYIPQTDTYIEKDAKINEMIDALRHASTASLLTRNDVIIVASVSCIYGIGDPEEYQKISVELRVGEKLSQKELIKHLILLQYARNPINPRQGHFRVRENVVEIYLPSGEDIVAVEFSAKGGSASGGEKNKIIGVKRRSIGLQAFKIFPAKHFVTPQEKLELAIVNIQRELKGRLAELKKQGKILSRRSLYDVGVPTSLSKDINEASGEAARLKQRTEFDMEMLRSTGYVNGIENYSRQLDFRKPGTPPHTLIDYFRYAHGSDFLTFIDESHATVPQVRGMYNGDRARKEVLIKYGFRLPSALDNRPLKFEEFNKNVGQLIYVSATPALYEIEKSRPHIVEQLIRPTGILDPQIEVRPTKHQIKDVIAEIKKRVTKKERSLVMALTKRLAEDIAEYLTEAGIKAEYLHSEIKTLERPEILKKLREGEHDVLVGINLLREGLDLPEVSFIAILDADKEGFLRNETTLLQIIGRAARHIDGKVILYADTLTGSMKAAVNETNRRRETQKEYNRKHGITPQQIKKEIRKSILAELKKEEEIPLPKGPTREIVKSLEREMKRAAGEMDFELAARIRDRIKQLTAE
- the ruvA gene encoding Holliday junction branch migration protein RuvA, producing the protein MISFLSGQVELKGERLVIINVGNVGYRVFASTETLKKIPEKGGNVKVWTHQYVREDALELYGFLHLAELELFEILIKVPGIGPKTALGVMSVAPIDTLRKAIASGDTSYLTKVSGIGRKTAEKIIIELREKMAGRGVLVEAPELKEEADALEALVSLGYSQREAREALQQIPQEVSSVEKRVKEALKKLSRAQ
- a CDS encoding peptidoglycan bridge formation glycyltransferase FemA/FemB family protein translates to MISFLQSKEWEEFQKSVGRKTWRLGGALVIQHTLPLGFNYLYCPRPSAPTEQFFRETAKIAAREKSIFLKIDPTEQPQIIPRPPWAAGIPAKKGLGTNSPPLPRLRLASKFQTSAALQPQKSLVINLQKSEEDLLGAMYEKTRYNIRLAERHGVGVNQAGALEEFWKLLVETARRDKFYTHEQNYYEKLLMACSDNFSNELFFARQGRTLIAAALINFFKPSQTVTYLHGASLREHKEVMAPHLLHWRIMQDAKRRGFSFYDMWGIDEKKWPGITRFKLGFGGEVVEYPDSIDIIYGQFWYGIYKISKAVL
- a CDS encoding UDP-N-acetylmuramoyl-L-alanyl-D-glutamate--2,6-diaminopimelate ligase; protein product: MIDSIAGTVKKIIPRGVFLFLQPLYHFFLAWFAALFYGFPSRNLTVIGVTGTKGKTTVVELVREILKRGGYKVASISSLSFVIGDREEQNFYKMTLPGRFFVQHFLHRARRSGCKYAVLEVTSEGIKQFRHRFIKFDVAILTNVASEHIEAHGSFEKYLRAKLDLFWRLPKEGLAIINQDDPRAARFSAATAAHKMYYGKDAVNSLIVKHSMFDNGVEFEVNGATIRSPLMGEFNFYNILAAAAVGLSQQISLEKIASAFSGVDNISGRMEFIQREPFAVMVDYAHTPDSLRQVYKFLRPKSQRLICVLGAAGGGRDKWKRPEFGKIASEFCDEIILTNEDPYDENPAAIIEDIERGIPTSYKLKAKSFLDRREAIYNALKSAQAGDTVVITGKGAEPWIMGPNNTKIPWDDRRVVREELQKLD